A genomic segment from Cryptosporangium phraense encodes:
- a CDS encoding LuxR C-terminal-related transcriptional regulator: protein MVDADGGTPADRLEVIDRLRRPGLVVLAGGPGTGRTTALRSLASSFRGPVFTGGGLATLRHLPGMALARAVRARLPERDAPLAAEAVRARVGEGLLVVDDVHHADPLSLAVLPLLADVCRVLVAIRTPGGLPPGAEEALRSAASRWTVLTGLDAGPARDLARSVAPALDARALDAVLDRAGGNPLAIRALAMRAVSSGPESDDPPPSAAEDSAAGALDRAVAAAVADLPRPARTALAALGLLGRPASPLLLGPGVPELVDAGWVTVDGEVVTPSPRYLAEVAAAVLPSAERSGLHRRLADLLSGLESARHSQAGGDPVGAYRSALAAARSAPTVGDRAAALLLAADAAMEAGATGADGVRPGEAPAERVGGRVRSLGALRLEAAEAALAAGDLAGCHRVLGHAPSGDGYAPFGDGYAPSGDGYAPDGDGAAARGTAGGAAAGGVAARGAAGGAAAGGVAARGTAGGVAARGAAGGVAARGAAGGVAVGGAAGGVAARGAAGGVAAGGGAAGGVAGGAGWGGAGGGWVSAGDRVRAAVLRAEALLQGGDAAGAVAAARAAAAPGIAAPGVAAPGVAAEGVAAEGVAAEGVAAGWGASGWVAADGAPDVLRAEHVRVTLLAELAIDPDRAGEWAGGWAGGWAGAVPAELAGFPAVRVALAAVGARERRDGWVDSLTAAAGAALADGRPVDAWWSGWLLTENLLADGRVTEAHAVAGQYRAACAGQLAYSWETRFAAAELWCGALLGADLDAVVRGAVDLLDRTLPAQARSYALAAAALALADTGALAPARARLDRDRAGRARRDGTGRDGSGRDGTGRDGTGRDGTARDGMSELVQWVDSEVAWLDGQPDRALSAVGPADGSLAGGLGAVTARWARHDLGADADAPARHRLLPVRATLSAWAESAAGPARSGAGSASAPGHPASGGSASGGSASGGSASGGSASGGSASEGPTPGGPVSGGPTAFEAAAALWQGSALREQVRCLLAAGLSTGDVDRALPPLLAAEKYAEHAGLTVLLGRVHRALRQFSVRRSTIDRTRTSTLTAREREVLALVAAGEPTRRIAGQLGISRETVETHVRSGMRKLGARTRTEAATLVLEGAG, encoded by the coding sequence GTGGTCGACGCCGACGGGGGAACGCCGGCCGACCGGTTGGAGGTCATCGACCGGCTGAGACGGCCGGGGCTGGTGGTACTCGCCGGCGGGCCCGGAACGGGCCGCACCACCGCGCTGCGGTCGCTCGCCTCCTCGTTCCGCGGACCGGTGTTCACCGGTGGCGGTCTGGCTACCCTGCGTCACCTGCCGGGGATGGCGCTGGCGCGCGCGGTGCGCGCCCGGCTTCCCGAGCGCGATGCGCCGCTCGCCGCCGAGGCCGTGCGGGCCCGCGTCGGCGAGGGCCTCCTGGTGGTCGACGACGTGCACCACGCCGACCCGCTGTCACTGGCTGTGCTCCCGTTACTGGCGGACGTCTGCCGAGTGCTCGTCGCCATTCGGACGCCCGGCGGGTTGCCGCCGGGCGCGGAGGAGGCGTTGCGTTCGGCGGCGAGCCGGTGGACGGTGCTGACCGGCCTCGACGCCGGCCCGGCCCGGGACCTGGCCCGGTCGGTGGCTCCGGCGCTGGACGCGCGGGCTCTCGACGCCGTCCTCGACCGGGCGGGCGGGAACCCGCTGGCGATCCGGGCGCTGGCGATGCGCGCCGTTTCGTCCGGCCCGGAATCGGACGATCCACCGCCCTCGGCGGCCGAAGACAGCGCGGCCGGGGCGCTCGACCGGGCGGTCGCGGCGGCGGTGGCCGACCTGCCGCGGCCGGCCCGGACCGCGCTCGCCGCGCTGGGGTTGCTCGGGCGACCGGCGTCGCCGCTGCTGCTCGGGCCGGGGGTGCCGGAGCTGGTGGACGCCGGGTGGGTCACTGTGGACGGTGAGGTGGTCACGCCGTCGCCGCGGTATCTGGCCGAGGTGGCGGCGGCGGTGTTGCCGTCGGCGGAGCGGTCGGGGTTGCACCGGCGGTTGGCCGACCTGCTGAGCGGGCTCGAGTCGGCCCGGCACAGCCAGGCGGGTGGCGACCCGGTCGGCGCGTACCGGTCGGCGCTGGCCGCGGCCCGGAGCGCCCCGACGGTCGGCGACCGGGCCGCCGCGCTGCTGCTCGCGGCGGACGCGGCGATGGAGGCCGGGGCCACCGGCGCGGACGGCGTCCGACCGGGTGAGGCGCCGGCCGAGCGGGTCGGGGGGAGGGTGCGGTCGTTGGGGGCGTTGCGGTTGGAGGCGGCCGAGGCCGCGCTGGCCGCCGGCGACCTCGCCGGCTGCCACCGCGTACTCGGCCATGCGCCCTCAGGCGACGGCTACGCGCCCTTCGGCGACGGCTATGCGCCCTCAGGGGACGGCTACGCGCCCGACGGCGACGGCGCGGCTGCGCGCGGCACGGCGGGTGGCGCGGCTGCGGGTGGCGTGGCTGCGCGGGGCGCGGCGGGTGGCGCGGCTGCGGGTGGTGTGGCTGCGCGGGGCACGGCGGGTGGTGTGGCTGCGCGGGGCGCGGCGGGTGGCGTGGCTGCGCGCGGGGCGGCGGGTGGTGTGGCTGTGGGTGGCGCGGCGGGTGGGGTGGCTGCGCGGGGCGCGGCGGGTGGTGTGGCTGCGGGCGGCGGTGCTGCGGGGGGCGTGGCCGGTGGCGCCGGTTGGGGTGGCGCGGGCGGTGGGTGGGTGAGTGCGGGGGATCGGGTTCGGGCGGCGGTGTTGCGGGCGGAGGCGTTGCTGCAGGGCGGGGACGCGGCTGGGGCGGTCGCGGCGGCGCGCGCCGCCGCGGCGCCGGGGATCGCGGCGCCGGGGGTCGCGGCGCCGGGGGTCGCGGCGGAGGGGGTCGCGGCGGAGGGGGTCGCGGCGGAGGGGGTCGCCGCGGGCTGGGGCGCTTCGGGCTGGGTCGCCGCGGACGGGGCTCCGGACGTGTTGCGGGCCGAGCACGTGCGGGTCACGCTGCTGGCCGAATTGGCGATCGACCCGGACCGCGCCGGCGAATGGGCCGGCGGATGGGCCGGCGGATGGGCCGGCGCGGTGCCGGCCGAGCTCGCCGGGTTCCCGGCCGTGCGGGTCGCGCTGGCCGCGGTCGGGGCCCGGGAACGGCGCGACGGCTGGGTCGACTCGCTGACCGCCGCGGCCGGCGCCGCACTGGCCGACGGGCGCCCGGTCGACGCCTGGTGGAGCGGCTGGCTCCTCACCGAGAACCTGCTGGCCGACGGGCGCGTCACCGAGGCGCACGCCGTCGCCGGTCAGTACCGGGCGGCCTGCGCCGGGCAGCTCGCCTACTCCTGGGAGACCCGGTTCGCGGCCGCCGAGCTCTGGTGCGGCGCGCTGCTCGGCGCCGACCTCGACGCGGTCGTCCGTGGCGCGGTGGACCTGCTCGACCGCACGCTCCCGGCCCAGGCCCGCAGCTATGCACTGGCCGCGGCCGCGCTCGCCCTGGCCGACACCGGCGCGCTGGCCCCGGCCCGCGCCCGCCTCGACCGAGACCGCGCCGGCCGCGCCCGCCGAGACGGGACCGGCCGGGACGGGTCCGGCCGGGACGGGACCGGCCGGGACGGGACCGGCCGCGACGGGACCGCTCGGGACGGGATGTCCGAGCTCGTTCAGTGGGTGGACTCCGAGGTCGCGTGGCTCGACGGCCAGCCCGATCGGGCGCTGTCCGCCGTAGGGCCCGCCGACGGGTCACTGGCCGGCGGCCTGGGCGCCGTGACCGCCCGCTGGGCCCGCCACGACCTCGGCGCCGACGCCGACGCCCCGGCCCGGCACCGGCTGCTCCCGGTGCGAGCCACCCTCTCGGCCTGGGCCGAATCAGCGGCGGGTCCCGCTCGCTCCGGCGCCGGCTCCGCGAGCGCCCCGGGGCACCCGGCCTCGGGCGGCTCGGCCTCGGGCGGCTCGGCCTCGGGCGGCTCGGCCTCGGGCGGCTCGGCCTCGGGCGGCTCGGCCTCGGAAGGCCCGACCCCGGGCGGCCCGGTCTCGGGCGGTCCGACCGCGTTCGAGGCCGCGGCCGCGCTCTGGCAGGGCAGCGCGCTGCGCGAGCAGGTCCGCTGCCTGCTCGCCGCCGGGCTGTCCACCGGGGACGTCGACCGCGCGCTCCCGCCGCTCCTGGCCGCCGAGAAGTACGCCGAGCACGCCGGGCTCACCGTGCTGCTCGGCCGGGTCCACCGGGCGCTCCGCCAGTTCTCGGTCCGGCGCTCGACGATCGACCGCACCCGCACCAGCACGCTCACCGCCCGGGAACGCGAGGTGCTGGCCCTGGTCGCGGCCGGTGAACCGACCCGGCGCATCGCCGGTCAGCTCGGCATCTCGCGCGAGACCGTCGAGACCCACGTCCGCTCGGGGATGCGCAAGCTCGGCGCCCGGACCCGCACCGAAGCGGCCACGCTCGTCCTGGAGGGCGCCGGATGA
- a CDS encoding dynamin family protein, whose protein sequence is MGPGPLSQRVAGLCREVGPRLGGGTGTAVADLSRRLGEPLRVAIAGRLKAGKSTLVNALIGRRVAPTEVGECTRLVTQFRYGPADRVDVVRRDGLRVSLPLDESGMIPQRLGIPRQEVSYVDVTLASDRLRDLTVVDTPGLSSTNAQVSAGTRRFLFNDNPVDDDLDSDSQSALSGAEAIIYVFTQSVREDDLEALEAFRSISARLSSNPINSLGLFNKVDKLGGGGDPWPVAGPLAETQAQALRRQVADVVPVVGLLAETTEAGRLTAADCESLRALAALSAVDRAVLMASVDLFTTRECEVPAEQRERLLRLLDLYGIQFAVASLAADPTLATGELIRRLYRASGFPRVRQTLDQAFRWRTDAIKAGWALTTLEQIAARAERPADRELLRDAVERLLQQPEYHQLRLLEVAQQVTTGAVELPSGMESELTRLALSDDPGWILQLAGAPTPQLAQAALEAATRWRTFAVASASPAQARIAHVAHRGFYLLSQRVRANAS, encoded by the coding sequence GTGGGGCCAGGTCCGCTGAGCCAGCGCGTCGCCGGACTGTGCCGGGAGGTAGGTCCCCGGCTCGGCGGCGGTACCGGCACGGCGGTCGCCGATCTCTCCCGGCGGCTCGGCGAGCCGCTGCGGGTGGCGATCGCCGGACGGCTCAAGGCCGGCAAGTCGACGCTGGTCAACGCGTTGATCGGGCGCCGGGTCGCGCCGACCGAGGTCGGCGAGTGCACCCGCCTGGTGACACAGTTCCGCTACGGCCCGGCCGACCGGGTCGACGTCGTCCGGCGCGACGGCCTGCGGGTCAGCCTCCCGCTGGACGAATCGGGCATGATCCCGCAGCGCCTCGGCATCCCCCGCCAGGAGGTGTCCTATGTCGACGTCACGCTGGCCAGCGACCGGCTGCGCGACCTGACCGTCGTCGACACCCCCGGCCTCAGCTCGACGAACGCGCAGGTCAGCGCGGGCACCCGGCGCTTCCTGTTCAACGACAACCCGGTCGACGACGACCTCGACTCGGACTCGCAGAGCGCGCTGTCCGGGGCCGAGGCGATCATTTACGTCTTCACGCAGTCGGTCCGCGAGGACGACCTGGAGGCCCTGGAGGCGTTCCGGTCGATCTCGGCCCGGCTGTCGTCGAACCCGATCAACTCGCTCGGGCTGTTCAACAAGGTCGACAAGCTGGGCGGCGGCGGCGACCCCTGGCCGGTGGCCGGTCCGCTGGCCGAGACCCAGGCCCAGGCGCTGCGCCGCCAGGTCGCGGACGTGGTCCCGGTCGTCGGGCTGCTGGCCGAGACCACCGAGGCCGGACGCCTGACCGCGGCCGACTGCGAGAGCCTGCGCGCGCTGGCGGCGCTGTCGGCGGTCGACCGGGCCGTGCTGATGGCCTCGGTCGACCTGTTCACGACCCGCGAGTGCGAGGTCCCGGCCGAGCAGCGCGAGCGGCTGCTGCGCCTGCTCGACCTGTACGGCATCCAGTTCGCGGTGGCCTCGCTGGCCGCCGACCCCACGCTGGCCACCGGTGAGCTGATCCGGCGCCTGTACCGTGCCTCCGGCTTCCCCCGGGTCCGGCAGACGCTCGACCAGGCGTTCCGCTGGCGCACCGACGCGATCAAGGCCGGCTGGGCGCTCACCACGCTGGAGCAGATCGCGGCCCGGGCCGAGCGTCCGGCCGACCGGGAACTGCTCCGGGACGCGGTCGAGCGCCTGCTCCAGCAACCCGAGTACCACCAGCTCCGCCTGCTCGAGGTGGCCCAGCAGGTCACCACCGGCGCGGTCGAGCTGCCGTCGGGGATGGAGTCCGAGCTGACCCGGCTCGCGCTCTCCGACGACCCCGGCTGGATCCTCCAACTGGCCGGCGCTCCGACCCCGCAGCTGGCCCAGGCCGCGCTCGAGGCGGCCACCCGCTGGCGGACGTTCGCGGTCGCCAGCGCCAGCCCGGCCCAGGCCCGGATCGCCCACGTCGCCCACCGCGGCTTCTACCTGCTGTCCCAGCGCGTTCGCGCGAACGCCTCCTAA
- a CDS encoding nucleotide exchange factor GrpE, producing the protein MPTSFVRLIVAGLTLVLAVLTGLVTGFVAGGPGCDEISPTSTVSTGPSTAVNGPANAPQNASPSATGDIKKDKLDPGGNNDTQGGSPKNENGASQNSNLPGINESLTLTGATADCSGFSALTAVFGFLGALFTGAIVGGVALFLPRTDAPASGAGYVSGSRGPGDGGGFGAVGQPLGGRPTGTATATGTHAVLTETGAPAETGLLKRERKTLVETCIYVRDRATSKAIADRLAWALNEVGVVEDRPAGEPFDTARHEAGGTTPTADGRLAGTIAAVEISGYTDRGQVLRAPVVTVYQGDAR; encoded by the coding sequence ATGCCGACCAGCTTCGTCCGGCTCATCGTGGCCGGGCTGACCCTTGTCCTGGCCGTGCTGACCGGCCTGGTCACCGGTTTCGTCGCTGGCGGACCCGGGTGCGACGAGATCTCGCCGACGTCGACCGTCTCGACCGGTCCGTCGACCGCGGTCAACGGACCGGCGAACGCGCCGCAGAACGCGTCGCCGAGCGCGACCGGCGACATCAAGAAGGACAAGCTCGACCCGGGCGGGAACAACGACACCCAGGGCGGCTCCCCGAAGAACGAGAACGGCGCGAGCCAGAACAGCAACCTCCCCGGCATCAACGAGTCGCTGACGCTCACCGGCGCGACCGCCGACTGCAGCGGGTTCTCGGCCCTGACCGCGGTGTTCGGGTTCCTCGGCGCGCTGTTCACCGGCGCGATCGTCGGAGGCGTGGCGCTGTTCCTGCCCCGGACCGACGCGCCGGCATCGGGCGCCGGGTACGTCTCCGGCTCCCGCGGACCGGGCGACGGGGGCGGGTTCGGTGCCGTGGGGCAGCCGCTCGGCGGCCGCCCGACCGGGACCGCGACCGCGACCGGCACCCACGCGGTGCTCACCGAGACCGGTGCGCCGGCCGAGACCGGCCTGCTCAAGCGCGAGCGCAAGACGCTCGTCGAGACCTGTATCTACGTCCGCGACCGGGCCACCAGCAAGGCGATCGCCGACCGCCTGGCCTGGGCGCTGAACGAGGTCGGCGTGGTCGAGGACCGGCCCGCCGGTGAACCGTTCGACACCGCGCGGCACGAGGCCGGCGGCACCACGCCGACCGCCGACGGGCGGCTGGCCGGCACGATCGCCGCCGTCGAGATCTCCGGCTACACCGACCGCGGCCAGGTGCTGCGTGCGCCGGTCGTGACCGTCTACCAGGGGGACGCCCGATGA
- a CDS encoding dynamin family protein: protein MTAPKPDPAAALKAVEEQIRGAVDTGLGHIRRLDPDLASDLDQVRRADVGHPTVVVVGETKRGKSSLINALLATPGLSPVDAAVATSAYLEFAAGDPARALAHVPGDPSPHPLSLEALRDWGTVLGAMPDGQRPPRHIQVFHPAPLLQHVTIIDTPGVGGLDSTHAEIALDAVEKATALLFVVDASSPFSKPELDFLLEASKRVNLVMFALTKTDAFPGWRTVLDDDKALLHTHAPRFAQAAFFPVSARLAELADQMPIPEAADEVRKESRIADLRNALQRQVAVRNALLVQANLLRTVRSELVGMDTQIGEKMRAVDPDPGMAEKLKAERAEFVQRKRKDARTWTLTLNTEVQRARTDATSLLRAEVTKASEHYLTIVEKATGERIKRLPTDVDQALQAIALRISAEMERRFRLIGAKVLREVFSDAELSQILTRLNARLRAVASARPQRDGGGADNALVITGAAGTASLMGNLAMHGGGVVLAGTAAAGIAIPVIGLGVGLAAGAFMLYRRRVGNDRQQAKIWLREVFNEARASIAEEVQHRFTDLQFALTVALDEAVERRVEQLDAQIAEIDKSLADDKANRAKKRTVLQADRDGIRGRIKQLDEVLGKAKAATRITVPPIAAAAAPASAGAPASASAAASGKA, encoded by the coding sequence ATGACGGCCCCGAAGCCGGACCCCGCGGCGGCCCTGAAAGCGGTCGAGGAACAGATCCGCGGTGCGGTCGACACCGGCCTCGGCCACATCCGCCGGCTCGACCCCGACCTGGCCTCCGACCTCGACCAGGTCCGCCGGGCCGACGTCGGTCACCCGACCGTCGTCGTGGTCGGCGAGACCAAGCGCGGCAAGAGCTCGCTGATCAACGCCCTGCTGGCGACGCCGGGCCTGTCCCCGGTGGACGCCGCGGTCGCGACCAGCGCGTACCTGGAGTTCGCGGCGGGCGACCCGGCCCGGGCGCTGGCCCACGTGCCCGGCGACCCCTCGCCGCACCCGCTCTCGCTCGAGGCCCTGCGCGACTGGGGCACGGTGCTCGGCGCGATGCCCGACGGCCAGCGCCCGCCCCGGCACATCCAGGTGTTCCACCCGGCGCCGCTGCTCCAGCACGTCACGATCATCGACACGCCCGGCGTCGGCGGCCTGGACTCCACCCACGCCGAGATCGCGCTCGACGCGGTCGAGAAGGCCACCGCGCTGCTGTTCGTCGTCGACGCCTCGTCGCCGTTCTCCAAGCCCGAGCTGGACTTCCTGCTCGAGGCCAGCAAGCGCGTCAACCTGGTGATGTTCGCGCTGACCAAGACCGACGCGTTCCCGGGCTGGCGCACGGTGCTCGACGACGACAAGGCGCTGCTGCACACCCACGCGCCGAGGTTCGCGCAGGCCGCGTTCTTCCCGGTCTCGGCCCGGCTGGCCGAGCTGGCCGACCAGATGCCGATTCCCGAGGCGGCCGACGAGGTCCGCAAGGAGTCCCGGATCGCCGACCTGCGGAACGCGCTGCAACGCCAGGTCGCGGTGCGGAACGCGCTGCTCGTGCAGGCCAACCTCCTGCGGACGGTCCGCTCGGAACTCGTCGGCATGGACACGCAGATCGGCGAGAAGATGCGCGCGGTCGACCCCGATCCGGGGATGGCCGAGAAGCTCAAGGCCGAGCGGGCCGAGTTCGTCCAGCGCAAGCGCAAGGACGCCCGCACCTGGACGCTGACGCTCAACACGGAGGTGCAGCGCGCCCGCACCGACGCGACGTCGCTGCTCCGCGCCGAGGTGACCAAGGCGTCCGAGCACTACCTGACGATCGTCGAGAAGGCCACCGGCGAGCGCATCAAGCGGCTGCCGACCGACGTCGACCAGGCACTACAGGCGATCGCGCTGCGGATCTCGGCCGAGATGGAGCGCCGGTTCCGGCTGATCGGCGCGAAGGTGCTGCGCGAGGTCTTCTCCGACGCCGAGCTCTCGCAGATCCTCACCCGGCTCAACGCCCGGCTGCGCGCGGTCGCGTCGGCTCGTCCGCAGCGCGACGGTGGGGGCGCGGACAACGCGCTGGTCATCACCGGGGCCGCCGGTACCGCGTCGCTGATGGGCAACCTGGCCATGCACGGCGGTGGCGTGGTGCTGGCCGGCACGGCCGCGGCCGGGATCGCGATCCCGGTCATCGGCCTGGGTGTCGGCCTCGCGGCCGGCGCGTTCATGCTCTACCGCCGCCGGGTCGGGAACGACCGGCAGCAGGCCAAGATCTGGCTCCGCGAGGTCTTCAACGAGGCCCGGGCGTCGATCGCCGAGGAGGTCCAGCACCGGTTCACCGACCTGCAGTTCGCGCTGACCGTGGCGCTGGACGAGGCGGTCGAGCGGAGGGTCGAGCAACTCGACGCGCAGATCGCCGAGATCGACAAGTCGCTGGCCGACGACAAGGCCAACCGGGCCAAGAAGCGGACCGTGCTGCAGGCCGACCGGGACGGGATCCGGGGGCGGATCAAGCAGCTGGACGAGGTGCTGGGCAAGGCCAAGGCGGCCACCCGGATCACGGTCCCGCCGATCGCGGCGGCCGCGGCCCCCGCTTCGGCGGGGGCGCCGGCCTCGGCCTCGGCCGCGGCCTCGGGGAAGGCGTAG
- a CDS encoding VOC family protein translates to MSEPTPLATLAMVNLDAPDPGALADFYSAILGWPVVHRQAEYAMISPEAGAPIGFGRVEGHVPPEWSEDAAPDKRFHLDLSVDDPDEAAARCVALGATKPTFQPGADRWTVLQDPAGHPFCLCRRP, encoded by the coding sequence ATGTCTGAACCGACCCCGCTGGCCACGCTGGCCATGGTGAACCTGGACGCCCCCGACCCGGGCGCGCTGGCCGACTTCTACAGCGCGATCCTCGGCTGGCCGGTGGTCCACCGGCAGGCCGAGTACGCGATGATCAGCCCCGAGGCCGGGGCCCCGATCGGCTTCGGCCGCGTAGAGGGTCATGTGCCTCCGGAGTGGTCCGAGGATGCCGCCCCCGACAAGCGCTTCCACCTGGATCTCTCGGTGGACGACCCGGACGAGGCCGCCGCCCGCTGCGTCGCGCTGGGCGCCACCAAGCCCACCTTTCAGCCGGGCGCCGACCGCTGGACCGTACTCCAAGACCCCGCCGGCCACCCCTTCTGCCTCTGCCGACGCCCCTGA